The following is a genomic window from Fusobacterium sp..
TAGCTATTATAAAAGAATTTTTATGATTATTTTTTCTATTACTCAACTTTTTGTTTATTTACTGGAAATTTTTTTTCTTTATTTTTCTTTAATAATTATTTTTTAGATAACTTAAATATTGATTTTTTCTCATTTCTTCATAATTATCTAGTCTTTTTTATTGATTTTTCTATATAAATAGATTGACTTAGTTTTACATGAGGAGTAAAATATGCTTTAAATAAAAATATATTTCAAATTTAGTTTTATGAAACTATACAGAGGAATGGTGTTATGGAAAACAAAAATAACTTAGAGAAAATATTAATATTTAACAGAGAATTTGTCGAAACAAAAGAATATGAAAAATATCAAACTACTAAATACCCTGAAAAAAGAATAGCAATAATATCTTGTATGGATACAAGATTAATAGAACTTCTACCTAAAGCTATGAATCTTAAAAATGGTGACGCAAAAATTATTAAAAATGCTGGAGGGCTTGTTATTCATCCTTTTGGAAGTGCTATGAGAAGTATCCTTATCTGTATATATGAATTCAATATCAAAGAAGTTTTTATAGTAGGACATTATGATTGTGGTGTCAGCAATTTAAATGCTGACAAAATAGTTCAAAAAATGGAATCAAAGGGCATTGATATAAATACTTTAAATACACTCTTCTATTCTGGTATAAATGTAAAAGAATGGCTCCATGGATTTGATTGTATAGAAGATTCGGTTGAAAGAAGTGTTTCTGTAGTCAGAAATCATCCTCTTGTTCCAAAAGATGTAGCTGTTCATGGTCTCATTATGGATCCATTAACTGGTGAAATTAATCTTGTTATAAATGGTTTTGATTCAATAAAAAAATAAATACTTTTACTAAAATTTAATTTTTTTATTACACTATGATATAATAATATATCATTCACATCAGGAGGATTCAAAATATGTTCAAACTTTTTTTTAAAGGAATAATAATTGGTGTGGCAAATATCATGCCTGGAGTTTCTGGTGGTACTCTTGCCGTTATTTTAGGTGTTTATGATAAATTAACAGAAGCTATTGGAAATTTTCTTACTGTTCCCTTTAAAAAGAAGATTGAATATGGAAAATTTTTACTTCAGATTTGCTCTGGAATGTTTGTTGGAATAATTCTTTTTGCTAAAATAATAGAGTTTTGCTTTACTAATTACCCTAGGACTACCGCTGCTTTTTTCAGTCTTCTTATTCTTCCTTCTATCCCTTTTATAGTAAAGGGGGAAGATAAAAAAAAGAAAGAGAATATAATTTCTTTTATCATCGGAGCAGCTATTACATTGGTATTTGTATTTTTAGACTACCGTTTTGGAAGTGAAACTGATACTAAAATACTTGTACAAGTTATAACTTTTTCTTACTGTATAAAACTTTTCTTCTGTGGTGCATTAGCTGCTGGGGCTATGATAATTCCTGGAATATCTGGCTCTCTTCTTTTATTAATGCTTGGAGAATACTATAATATACTTGGATTTATCAGTAAATTTTTTGATGGAGTGGTACATATTACAAATTATACTTCCTTAAGTGAAATAATACATAATCTTTATATAATTCCTTTAGCAGTCTTTTCTATAGGAATATTGATAGGATTGGTACTAATAGCAAAACTTATCAATATGCTTCTTTCATCTAAACATAGAAGTGCTACTCTTTTCTTTATAGCAGGAATTATAGTTGTTTCTGTACTTCAAATATGGATAAATCTATATAAATAATTATCAAAAAAGAGAATGAATAAATTTATCCATTCTCTTTTTAAATTCTTAACTAAATTTGAGAAAAATCTGTAACCATTTCAGATAAAACTGTTTTTCCACCAGTTTTACTTATAAGTTTTATTTCACCTATAATCATATGTTTATCTATAGCCTTACACATATCATATATAGTCAAAGCTGCTATACTCACAGCAGTAAGAGCTTCCATTTCCACTCCTGTTTTACCAATAGTTTTCACTGATGCTTCTATCCATATTCTGTTTTCAGTTATTTCAAAATCTATATCTGCTCCAGTTAAAAGTATATTATGACACATAGGTATCAAATCCCATGTCTTTTTAGCCCCATATATTCCTCCCACTTGTGCTACTGAAAGAACATCTCCCTTTTTTATTTTTCCATTGATTACTGCCTTTATAGTATCAGCTGCCATCTGAATATATCCTCTAGCTACAGCTTTTCTTTTAGTCTCATCTTTCTCACTGACATCAACCATTTTTGCTCTGCCATTTTCATTAAAATGTGTAAAATCCATTTTTCTACCTCTTACTTTCCAAATGTACAATTAGGATAATGACATACTTCACAGTTTTGGCAAAGTCCTCCATTCCCATACATCATAATATCTATAGTTGTAAGTTTTTCTTCACTTAATACTCTAGGAAGAATTAAATCAAATATAGTTTTCTTTGCAAACATAACACATCCAGGAAGTCCCATTACGGGTATATTTCCAAGATATGATAACAAAAACATAGAACCTGGAAGAACAGGTGCTCCATAGCTTATAAGTTCTCCTCCCATTTCTATTATAGCAGAAGGAGTTACATCATCTGGATCTACAGACATTCCACCTGTAAATATAAGCATCTCTGCCCCCATGTCTAAAAGTTCCTGTGCCTTTGCTTTTATCATTTCTTTATTATCCTGTGAAAGAAACTGAGCAATAACCTCACAATCAAATTCTTTAAGCTTATCTGTAACTATTTTCCCAAATTTATCCTCTATCCTTCCAAAAAAAACTTCATTTCCAGTAGTTATTATCCCTACTTTATATTTTTTATAACTATTGATATTCAATATAGGATTTGAAATAACACCTTGTGCCTTTTCCATTTTTTCTTTATCTACAACTAAAGGGATAACTCTGGCCCCTGCTACAAGTTCTCCTTTTTTTACTGGAATATTGTCTGGGAGTGTTGCAAAAGAAATTTCTCCCAACATATTAAGTTCAAGAAGTTTTTCTGTATCTACTTTAAGTATACCATCTTCTTCAGCATAAAAATTTATTTTTCCTTCTTTTATTTCATCAGCTAATCTTATATTTTTTCCTTTTCCAAGTTTTCCAAGAATAAGAGCAGCATCATTTTCATGTATTCCTTTATCTCCTAATTCAAAAACATAAATGTTATCTTTTCCTAATCTCAATAACTTTTCTATATCTTCTTCTTTTATTATATACCCTTTTTTGAAAGCTCTTCCCTTTACTTCATTAGGAATTATTTCTGTAATATCATGCTGCAATACATATCCCACTGCATTTACAGTTTTAATTTTTTTCATTATTTTTCTGCTCCTTTAAAAAAATAGTTGTATAGACACATTATGCAAAAACTTATCACAAGTACTATTATTAATAGTAAATTAGCTGTTTCATCATCTCCACGTTCTACTGCTGAATATATGGCAATAGACATAGTCTGTGTCTTTCCTGGTATATTTCCAGCCAGCATAAGAGTAGCTCCAAATTCTCCTAATGCTCTCCCAAAAGATAATACTATTCCTGCAAGTATATTTCTCTTTATCAATGGAAGTATTATTAAACAGAGTATTTGAAGATCAGAAGCTCCCATTTCTTTTCCAGCTTCTCTATATGTATAATCTAATGATGAAAATCCTGCCTTTATACAATTATACATGAGAGGTAGTGATACTACAAATGCAGTTATTATTCCTGCCCACCATGAAAATATTACCTGAATATTGAAAAAAT
Proteins encoded in this region:
- a CDS encoding molybdopterin-binding protein; translated protein: MKKIKTVNAVGYVLQHDITEIIPNEVKGRAFKKGYIIKEEDIEKLLRLGKDNIYVFELGDKGIHENDAALILGKLGKGKNIRLADEIKEGKINFYAEEDGILKVDTEKLLELNMLGEISFATLPDNIPVKKGELVAGARVIPLVVDKEKMEKAQGVISNPILNINSYKKYKVGIITTGNEVFFGRIEDKFGKIVTDKLKEFDCEVIAQFLSQDNKEMIKAKAQELLDMGAEMLIFTGGMSVDPDDVTPSAIIEMGGELISYGAPVLPGSMFLLSYLGNIPVMGLPGCVMFAKKTIFDLILPRVLSEEKLTTIDIMMYGNGGLCQNCEVCHYPNCTFGK
- the moaC gene encoding cyclic pyranopterin monophosphate synthase MoaC: MDFTHFNENGRAKMVDVSEKDETKRKAVARGYIQMAADTIKAVINGKIKKGDVLSVAQVGGIYGAKKTWDLIPMCHNILLTGADIDFEITENRIWIEASVKTIGKTGVEMEALTAVSIAALTIYDMCKAIDKHMIIGEIKLISKTGGKTVLSEMVTDFSQI
- a CDS encoding carbonic anhydrase; protein product: MENKNNLEKILIFNREFVETKEYEKYQTTKYPEKRIAIISCMDTRLIELLPKAMNLKNGDAKIIKNAGGLVIHPFGSAMRSILICIYEFNIKEVFIVGHYDCGVSNLNADKIVQKMESKGIDINTLNTLFYSGINVKEWLHGFDCIEDSVERSVSVVRNHPLVPKDVAVHGLIMDPLTGEINLVINGFDSIKK
- a CDS encoding DUF368 domain-containing protein is translated as MFKLFFKGIIIGVANIMPGVSGGTLAVILGVYDKLTEAIGNFLTVPFKKKIEYGKFLLQICSGMFVGIILFAKIIEFCFTNYPRTTAAFFSLLILPSIPFIVKGEDKKKKENIISFIIGAAITLVFVFLDYRFGSETDTKILVQVITFSYCIKLFFCGALAAGAMIIPGISGSLLLLMLGEYYNILGFISKFFDGVVHITNYTSLSEIIHNLYIIPLAVFSIGILIGLVLIAKLINMLLSSKHRSATLFFIAGIIVVSVLQIWINLYK
- the modB gene encoding molybdate ABC transporter permease subunit codes for the protein MNRFDINAVFLTLKIASISTVLTLAIAVFLVWSMENRSKKLRSIVEMFINLSLFISPTVLGYILIIFLGKRGVIGSYLFNFFNIQVIFSWWAGIITAFVVSLPLMYNCIKAGFSSLDYTYREAGKEMGASDLQILCLIILPLIKRNILAGIVLSFGRALGEFGATLMLAGNIPGKTQTMSIAIYSAVERGDDETANLLLIIVLVISFCIMCLYNYFFKGAEK